One region of Cheilinus undulatus linkage group 4, ASM1832078v1, whole genome shotgun sequence genomic DNA includes:
- the LOC121507750 gene encoding D(1) dopamine receptor-like, whose amino-acid sequence MRNTTGLALRGAGRPEELPAHRALTGCVLALLIIWTLLGNFTVCAAVYRYRHLRTKVTNIFIVSLALSDLLVGVLVMPWKAVAEVAGFWPFGGFCKTWLACDIMCSTASILNLCVISVDRYWAISSPFRYERSMNKKVASVMIGVTWTVSVVISFVPVQLNWHRAEIGDPAGGDLAPQDKSSDGNCDSSLSRTYAISSSLISFYIPVAIMIVTYTRIYQIAQMQIRMISSLERAAERAQSRRSDVHEQLPHLCVEMGANSYHQSIHLHESQRSHQTHRELRMSLGKETKVLKTLSIIMGVFVCCWLPFFVLNCALPFCPGPEAPGAHRGPYCVSEKTFDVFVWIGWSNSSLNPIIYAFNADFRDAFLRLLRCRGRGCCAAVSAAVETVMASNEAGHPRQESPLNVKLSVSGAAQTRESEDSGNTTVTVLYHRGPTTEQVTDTEESKDKGGLTHIPM is encoded by the coding sequence ATGAGGAACACAACTGGCTTGGCACTCAGAGGAGCCGGCCGACCGGAGGAGTTACCGGCGCACCGAGCTTTAACCGGCTGCGTCTTGGCGCTACTCATCATTTGGACGCTTTTGGGCAACTTCACAGTTTGCGCAGCTGTTTATCGATACCGACACCTGCGTACCAAAGTGACCAACATCTTCATCGTCTCCCTGGCTTTGTCGGACCTCCTGGTCGGCGTGCTGGTGATGCCGTGGAAAGCTGTGGCTGAAGTGGCTGGTTTCTGGCCGTTTGGAGGATTCTGTAAGACCTGGCTGGCCTGTGACATCATGTGCTCCACGGCCTCCATCCTTAACCTGTGCGTCATTAGTGTGGATCGGTACTGGGCCATCTCCAGCCCGTTCCGCTATGAGAGGAGCATGAACAAGAAGGTGGCGTCTGTCATGATCGGAGTGACCTGGACAGTCTCTGTGGTCATCTCCTTCGTTCCTGTTCAGCTCAACTGGCACCGTGCGGAGATCGGGGATCCAGCCGGAGGGGATTTGGCGCCTCAGGATAAGTCTTCTGATGGGAACTGTGACTCCAGTCTGAGCCGCACATACGCgatctcctcctctctcatcaGCTTCTACATCCCCGTGGCTATAATGATTGTCACATACACGCGTATTTATCAAATAGCCCAGATGCAGATCCGTATGATTTCCTCCCTGGAGCGTGCGGCGGAGCGCGCGCAAAGTCGCCGCTCAGATGTGCACGAACAGCTCCCTCACCTGTGCGTGGAGATGGGTGCCAACTCATATCATCAGTCTATCCATCTTCATGAATCCCAGCGCTCCCATCAGACACACCGGGAGCTCAGAATGTCCTTAGGGAAAGAGACCAAAGTCCTCAAAACTCTGAGCATCATCATGGGCGTTTTTGTCTGCTGCTGGTTGCCTTTTTTTGTTCTGAATTGCGCTCTGCCCTTCTGTCCCGGGCCAGAGGCCCCTGGGGCCCACCGAGGCCCGTACTGTGTCAGTGAAAAAACCTTCGATGTCTTCGTGTGGATAGGTTGGAGCAATTCCTCTCTCAACCCTATCATCTATGCGTTTAACGCAGACTTTAGAGACGCCTTTCTGCGCTTGTTGCGCTGCCGCGGACGAGGCTGCTGTGCCGCCGTGAGCGCAGCGGTGGAGACGGTGATGGCGAGTAACGAGGCCGGACATCCGAGGCAGGAGAGCCCTCTGAACGTGAAGTTGAGCGTCTCTGGTGCCGCACAAACCAGAGAAAGTGAAGATAGCGGGAACACCACCGTGACTGTGCTTTATCACAGAGGGCCGACCACGGAGCAGGTGACTGACACAGAGGAGAGTAAAGACAAAGGCGGACTGACGCACATACCCATGTAA
- the chrna9a gene encoding neuronal acetylcholine receptor subunit alpha-9-I: protein MRKAALMVWISLFLQVSHGAQGHYARKLLNDLMEDYSNALRPVEDTDKALNVSLQITLSQIKDMDERNQVLTTYLWIRQVWHDAYLKWNKEDYDDLEMINIPSDLVWKPDIVLYNKADEESGGAPSTNVKLRYNGEIIWDSPAITKSTCVVDVSYFPFDWQQCNLTFGSWTYNGNQVDISLGMDSGDLSDFVENVEWECHGMPAVRNVMMYGCCSDPYTEITYTLLLKRRSSFYIFNLLLPCFLISFLAPLGFYLPADSGEKVSLGVTVLLALTVFQLLVAESMPPAESMPYIGKYYIATMTMITASTSLTIFIMNIHFCGAEAKPVPHWAKVLIIDYMSKIFFVYEVGENCTTPESERTPLYPEEPLGDKLGFQDDRFHDYHYDNEPYRYSNGHSRNHHKNHHKSQANGNANGSHHNYNNHNDNASRLERGEGRRVHTQRYHHIRRDDLDYQATPQPRNLQQLYGGLKEQLLYSTEKLQVPACPCCCPCVEHKEVVKNIQFIANYFREQRATCVKAAEWKKVAKVMDRFFMWIFFVMVFLMSILIIAKAS from the exons ATGAGGAAGGCAGCGCTGATGGTTTGGATCAGTCTTTTTCTGCAAG TTTCCCATGGTGCTCAGGGTCATTATGCCCGCAAACTTCTGAATGACCTGATGGAGGACTACTCCAATGCTCTGAGACCAGTGGAGGACACAGACAAAGCCCTCAATGTGTCCCTGCAGATCACGCTGTCCCAAATCAAAGATATG GATGAGAGGAACCAGGTGCTGACCACATACCTGTGGATCAGACAGGTCTGGCATGATGCATATCTGAAATGGAATAAGGAGGACTATGATGATCTGGAGATGATAAACATCCCCAGTGACCTAGTCTGGAAGCCGGACATCGTCCTCTACAACAA AGCAGATGAGGAGTCTGGAGGTGCACCCAGCACTAATGTGAAGCTACGATATAACGGAGAGATTATCTGGGACTCACCTGCGATCACAAAGAGCACATGTGTGGTTGATGTTTCCTACTTCCCCTTTGACTGGCAACAGTGCAACCTTACCTTTGGCTCCTGGACATACAACGGCAACCAG GTGGACATCAGTCTTGGCATGGACAGTGGAGACCTGTCTGACTTTGTGGAGAACGTGGAGTGGGAGTGTCACGGCATGCCCGCAGTTAGAAATGTCATGATGTACGGCTGCTGCTCTGACCCTTACACTGAAATCACCTACACCCTGCTCCTGAAGCGTCGCTCCTCCTTCTACATCTTCAACCTGCTCCTGCCCTGCTTCCTCATCTCCTTCCTGGCTCCGCTGGGTTTTTACCTGCCGGCTGACTCGGGGGAGAAGGTTTCCCTCGGGGTGACCGTGCTGCTTGCACTCACTGTGTTCCAGCTGTTGGTGGCTGAGAGCATGCCGCCTGCAGAGAGCATGCCCTACATAG GGAAATACTACATCGCTACCATGACCATGATCACAGCATCCACCTCTCTCACCATCTTCATCATGAACATTCATTTCTGTGGAGCTGAGGCCAAGCCGGTCCCTCACTGGGCAAAGGTGCTCATCATCGACTACATGTCCAAAATATTCTTTGTCTATGAAGTGGGCGAGAACTGCACCACACCAGAGAGTGAGAGGACACCGCTGTACCCCGAGGAACCCCTAGGTGATAAGCTGGGCTTTCAGGATGACCGTTTCCATGACTACCATTATGACAATGAACCTTACAGATACAGCAATGGTCACAGCAGGAATCATcacaaaaatcatcacaaaagccAGGCAAACGGCAACGCCAATGGCAGCCATcacaactacaacaaccacaATGATAATGCCTCTAGActggagagaggggaggggaggagagtGCACACGCAACGCTACCACCACATCAGGAGGGACGATCTGGACTACCAGGCCACTCCTCAACCTCGAAACCTCCAACAGCTGTATGGAGGGCTAAAGGAGCAGCTTCTGTACTCAACAGAGAAACTTCAAGTCCCAGCATGCCCCTGCTGCTGCCCATGTGTTGAACATAAAGAG gTGGTGAAGAACATCCAGTTCATTGCTAACTACTTCCGTGAGCAGAGAGCGACATGTGTCAAGGCTGCAGAGTGGAAAAAGGTTGCCAAGGTCATGGATAGGTTTTTTATGTGGATCTTCTTCGTCATGGTCTTCCTCATGAGCATCCTCATCATTGCCAAGGCCTCCTGA